The sequence ACtacttgtagagtattttgtctcTATGGATTACACCTGTAGCAGCCCAAGCTGCTCACTTTAATACGAAACGAACGGTGGGCAGTGACTCGATGAGAGGTAGAACGTAGGCCTGCGACACTGATACTTGTTCTGTTATtcctaatccatatggattgacaaGGATTAGATGGGATTATGGTGTATTTTGACTCGCTATGGATTTAAACCAATCCAAAATTATCAAAACGAACAAGCCATGAAGTGGATGGACTCAGATTGATACTCAATTTTGGATTGAAAATTAGGAAAACTAGACCAACAAAGATAGTAATACCATATGGATTGACAAGGGATAGATAGGATTATGGTGtattttgacttgctatggatttaaaCTAATCCAAAACATAGAAAGAACAAGCCATGAAGTGGATGGACTCGGATTGATACTCAAAATTGGATTGGAAATTATGAAAACTATACCAACAAAGATAGTAATAACATATAAGCGAGAAGTGTAAATGAAAAGTGCAAGTGAGCATCCAAATTTAATTAAGGCTCTGTTTGGTTAGAGGGATTAATCTAGTTTTTACTCTCGTTTAGTCTCTATTGTATCAATGCCCTTGCTTAGAAACTAGAAAACTGGCGCGAAACAAGGTATTTTGGTCTCTATTTTGTCAATGCCCTTGCCTAGAAACTTGCATAGAAACTAGAAAACTGGCGTAAAACAAGAAAAATATTTTAGTCTTTATATGTTGCAAAAGTTTAGTCGCCTATGAACTAATTTTTGGTCTCTCCATTTTTTCATTTAGTTCCTAATTTGTCAAATacaaaactaaaatagagttttggtTTCAGTATTTGTTAATTTAAGAACTAAAATATAGTAAAATGAAGATACtagaaattagtgactagaaaccaaacaccccacaGTGGATcaaatctctactatattaaaacaCTAGTTTCAACGATCGTTTCGTGtcattatttttttaaaaaaacctaCATTTCTTTAGAATCAACCCGCACTTCTATAACCTCTTAGCTACTATTATAATAGAAGAGCTTATGTAAAAAATAAGATAAAATAATATATAACTAAATGTCTAAATCTTGATTGTTGGCTTCACGTTTACATCCACATAATCAATAGAAAACATATATTTTATgctttattaaaataaaatttatCTTATGTTATATATAGTCGTCTCGTGCCATTATTTTTTATAAAAACCTATATTTCTTTAGAATCAATCTTTAGAATCAATCTGTAACCTTGACCTTGATTATTAGTTTCACGTTCACGTCCACTTAATCAATAGAAAATATATATttatgttttattaaaacaaaatcaatagaaaatatatatttatgttttattaaaacaaaatttatcTTATGTTATATATAAAAACCTAACAATGCACATATATTATACATAAAAATAACATATAAAATCAGTAGCAATGTACAGGCATAGGCATAGCAAGACGGACTCGTCCGTACCCGTGTCGACGAGCGTCGGTTGACTCGTGGCTATGATCATTAGCGGGAGCAGCAGGTTAGAGAGGAAAATAGGGAAAAGGCCGGCACGACGAACAAGACGTCCGACGAAAACGATGGTACACACATGCTGTGAAATGTCCTCGTAGACGTACAATAGCCATTACATGTGTCGGTGTTTGACGAATATGCGCACTCTGCCGGCACGGAGATAGAGGTATGAGGGGAGAGAAAAAAACACGGAGATAGAGGTATGAGGGGAGAGAAAAAAACATGATAACGAACGAGATGCGATAACGATGACTAAGATGAAGACCATCGTTATCGTGTAGAGTTATAGATAACCAAATAGACCGTGTCTACCGAACCAATCCAGGACAGACCCATCTAATAGTGTCTGGATCAATCCGGCACGAGCGCCCTGTCATAACCAAATAGACCGTGTCTACCGAACCAATCCAAGACAGACCAATCCGAAACAGACCCATGCCATAACCAAATAGACCGTGTCTACCGAACCAATCCAAGACCGAACCAATCCAAGACAGACCAATCCGAAACAGACCCATCTAATAGTGTCTGGATCAGTCCGGCACGAGCGCCCTGTCATGATATAGCTTAACATATTGATGTCACTACTGCGGTTAGGGCCCCATGATGTAGCTTAACATATGGGTGCCACTAGTGCTGTTAGGGCCGCAAAGTTACTCAAGTTTGTATATTGCAGGCGCAAAATAATTGTGGCTTGTATTACATAGAAGCAAAGAGCAGAAATAACATGTACTAGCACGGAAGCTCCTTGAAACAGCTTACTATTTTTTTTACATCTCAGCAAACTTGGATAGTACTGTAGTATTTCGAAAGCAGCCTAGCGAACCACGCTGAGTACGTGACGCGCCCAGAGGCCGGGAGCAAAGCGAACTCGACTAAACTAAACGCCGACAGCCCTGCCTGATGTCGCCGCCGGCGCCTCTAGGCGGTGGCATGCTTCTCGTCCTTGAGGTGGCgcgccttctccttctcctttaCCTCCGAGCCCTGCGACGTGTCGTACTCTGCACAGAACAGACCACAGCCGGTCAATACAccgtcacacacacacacacaagctgGAAGACCAGAGCTCGCGTGCACGGCGCGTACCGGAGTGGCTAGGATGGATCTCGGCGCCGGGGTGTTCCACGGGGTCGTTCCCGCCGTACACCCCGCCGAAGCCCTCCTCGTCGGAGCGCGTCGAGTACCCCTCCCCGAACGAGTGGGTCATCACGTCCCTGCATGCGCGTGACGTGACCGAAACCAATCAAACGCAGGAGAGAGAAAAAAGCATACCGCGGGGTGAGCGCGTAGTAGGTAGGAGACGCGGCGGATCAGGGTTACCTGGTGTGCTTGTGCATGTCGTCGCGCTTGTTCTCGCCCCCGGCGGCGTCCTGCGGGGGCACCttgggctgctgctgctgctgcttcggctgctccatGCCGACGCCCTGGTCGCCCGGCACGGGTGCGCTGCCGGCCGGCGTCGAGGAGACGCTCCTCCCGCGTGCTACGCCCGCGGCGGGTACCACCAAGCCTGGCGCAGCGACGCCGCCGCTCCTCGTGGTGCCGCCGATCCGGCCGAGCGCGAACCCGAGTgccgtgctgctgctgctgctgctggcggCCGCCCGAAACGTGTAGGGGTACATGAGCAGCAATGAAGTGGACGCACGCGCACGGCGATGTGTTCCTAGAGCACGGGCCAGGAGCCGCTTATAAGCGGCCGCGCCTGCCGTGGGGCTGCCGCCGTCGCGGTGGCGCCGCGCGCGGGGGCACACGTACTGGGGCGCTCCTTGAAGGCCGAAGGCAGCGTGGCGCCGTGGACCGCGCGGAGGCCGCACACGTACACGGACCGGTACACGCGCCGAGCGCACGATGGGACTCTGCCAGCTAGGGATGAAAGCGGTAATCTGAACtattagaacaaatttaatattttaaaatagatatgcataaaatttaatgttgatcttttcttatgttatcaagcacattagtacacATATGAATAAAATAATACAcaaattgttttatgtattatttgctccctacaacacgaaacgttgaaaaaattaccgaatttatttccgaattcataccgaagtttatatctattatttgagaaaatataggatgaatttgaggttttccttttatgaatctttacaagctggatgttaaaaacaagaatacaaatttatattgtagattatatatcctatttattcgcaatcaaagaaaaacaACTAAAAAACTGActaccgaataaataccgtttccgaccgttttcatccctactgcCAGCGGTCTCGTCGAAGAAAAGCGCGCAGAAGATAGGGACGGTCGTGTCGTCAGTCGCGCCGATCTCTCTCGCACGCACGCGACTCGCGTCGCGTCGCGGGTCGGCGGGTGGCTACTGGCTAGGTCGAGTCAGTGTATGTGTGTATCCGTATCCGCCGTACTGGCGATTATGGGACGGTGACACGAGCTCCCGATTCTTCATTTGTTGATTAGTCGGAATTCTATCCGGTTTTAGAATTAGTTTACTTATATTGATAAATATAATACGACGCTCCACAACTACAACACGGTGCTGATAAATATTTAAAATATAACTTTAAATACAGTGATTTTTATAAACAATATTTTATTTACGGAAATAATATAGTTTATTATTCCTAATCGCAGTAGGAACGAAATGTGTCGGCCGATAGTTTCCGTCGAGGTTAGGTAAACTTTTGTCACGTCATATCAAATATTTAATACTAAttaaaaatattaaataaaatataattacaaACTATtacatagataaaaactagacGACAAGATAAATCTATTAAATATAATTAATCTATAATTCACTTATGTGATGATGTTACAATAAATATTTACTAATCATATAATGAGtctaaaataaattttaatttgaaGTAGAAGGAGTATATATGATTAAAATGGAAGGAATACCATGACTGCAAAAACACACCCTTAGGACATGTTTGGAAGAAAGCAAACGGATAGGATTTAAGAGACTAAAATCTTATTGATATTTAAAATTAAACAACAAAGGTATTTTAATCTCCTCCCTTCCCTGCCTCCCAAACATACCCTTTCTGTTCGACAGGCAGTACAATCGCTGAAGAATGTGCCATACTATCCCGTGATCCTACCACGTGCTTGTGCTAATCTGTTTTGGACAAATGCGCAAGTGCAACCATGCACTCATTAAAGACCAAATCTGAGGACAAGATTACGAAACAGTGCACCTACCACCATGGGCACAGGCGCACAGCCTACGGTATGCCAATTTCACTGTGATCCTCCAGTAACCTCCGTTTCTGCTGGAGTCAACTTTGCCTTTTGCAGCTACTGTACCTCTCCTTGGACCGACGACACTACACGCAATCCACCTCTAAGCATTCTGATCATCTCACAACACAGGCTTGAAGCACAGAAACGAGGGGACACGCGCTTTCAGCCTGCTGGGGCACAGGCTTAGCGTAGCTAATCCAACCCCTCCAGTCTGCTGGGGCAGAAGATGTCAAGCAAGCGATTGTTGATTAGAACCCTAGTCGGCAGTATATGGTAGTAAACCCCACGCGTGGCTTCCTAAAAATGTGTCGGGTCTCGACTTGCTATCGCTGATGGCATGGCAACGTCAACGTGGGACCCGCCGACAGCTAGAAATGGCTTCAAACTCAAGCTGCATGGAGGTAAGCGAGCGAACAGTTCAACTAGGCGGCAGTCAGCTGTATCTGCTCTCTGCCAAAACAAGTCTGGGCTATTTGATGCTATTGCAAGTCTCGGTCAGTTCAGGGCTAAGGTTgtatttggtttggctttttgctttggtttttgccacctaaaagccaaaagccaaatcaAAGGACTGGATATAGAAAACAACTTTTTCTAAAAGCTGTTTTTCTTACAATGCAAAATTGAAAGCATCCTTGAAACTGTTTTTAGTGGCTTCCGGAtataactgtgaaaacatatatcgaataatttttaacggcttttagtggtttcgaccaaacggtttttagctttttaacagctcataGACCACAACAGTTTTTTCCACAACTCACAACCTACATTAGTTTTTTTTTTTCACCGCCACAGTCCAACCAAACATAAAGTTGCAACCCTAAGTTGCAATGGACTTCTCTATCACTGTTGGAAGAACTTGTGTTTTCTACAGTAAACTGCAGTCAAAAGATGAAACTAGACAAAATACACCTTCTTGAGAGACATAACATCCATTGGAACATATGAATTTCAAGAAGAAAAAACAGCATCGCTCTCACTGCTTGGTCCATAATCATGGCTTGGTGCGGGCCAACTAAACCAAAAAAGCCATCGCTCCGAGTCCAGGTATCTCGGTCACTGCGTGCGTTCCCATCCAAGAGAATGGCGACCGAAAGAGCCGCAAAATAACGGCAGACATACAGGAAAATAAATCTTTGCATTCGGGATACAAAGAAACTACTTTGGAGCCTCTCACATCCCACCACTGTGGTCCATACAAATAAAAAAGATTAAATTACGAAAATGTGAAATTGCAAATTTTAATCTGTCTTTATGGATCTAAGCGATGTATGTGAGGAGCTGTAAAAGAGGACGTTTGTATCTGGGATGTAAAAAAATAATAATCCGTAATACGATCCTTTCCGCTAAAGAATGAATAATGACTTGTAGCTAAAATGCATTGAGTAATGAAGAGGAGTAGCAATTCTGACTCCAGAAGAAAAGGCTAAGCATCAACAGAAAGGAAATATGCTGCCTTCCCCATCGAGATAAAGCGCCAAGCCTCCTAACAAATTGCACGAAAATGACAGCTTACAATCAGAACAGCAAGGATACAGGATACAGTCATACAGGGCGGGCGCTAGAGTAGGGTAATGAGCGCATTGCTTCTCTTTTCACATAAACGGTGGCGTACCTGATGTGCATTGGAACACCTGCAACATTCATACGCAGCTACATAGAAGAAAAATGCAGAGAGCTGTCCGTGGTGAATACTTTGAGAAACAAGGGTGTCATTTGGTTCACGAAATATAACGTAAATGGTAATAGTAATGATTTACAGTTGAGTACCGATGATAACAAGTTTAAATAGGTCAGTATTAATTTCTAGTATgatatctgattacggttggaccAAACATGATTTAGTGTTATCGGTTACCTATTACGTTATAAATATATAGACCAAACAGCAACCAGCGACACATGAGAACCAAGGCCTGAGGTCATGAACCTTGAAATGGCAACACATGAGAGCTTGGGAAAGAATGCAGATTAATGAAGTAGTAGCAATTGACACGCTTATAAATGACAACCCTGGGGTAGCACGCAGCATAAACTGGACAATGCAAGGCTGACATTAGGTGCAGAATTTCATTTCGTGCACTACACTACCATTGGTACCAAATACACGAGAATAGTAGGTGCAATAACACCACATTTGTTATACTAGTTAGCTTTGCGACTGTAAGCTTATTGATTGCAACGATGGAGGTGCCTGCATGCTTTTTCAAATCCATAGACATATAGAATGACCACTCGCCACTGTCATCAGAATTCAGAAAACCACATGAGCAAGCAGTCTACTCCACCTCACCTGCTATCCATTTCTATACATTTAGCGCTAAATTTGCTCTAGCTACTGATCATGTAGAAGAACAAACATCAAACAAGGTAACTAAAGTCCCCAATTATACCATCTAGCCATTGTCATCATTTTGGAAGGAAATTAAGACAATGCAAAACCAGTCTATTCATTTCTTCCCTGGTCCTATGACAATGCTACATACAACAGCACCAatacacacacaaaaaaaaaggGACTCACCGCCAAGCGGACACGGTGAGCAGCGGCTGCTTCTCCCAAGCCAGAGACAAGAACGCCGGTGGCAGCTCAACAAGTGAATACTTGTACTTGGAATCGTAATTCCAGAGCAAAAGATCGGCCTGGCTCATGGCGTAGTTGCTGAGCTTGACAGGCTCAAAGCCACACCACTCCATCAGCGTCTGCCACTCCCTACTAGCCGCCATCCTATCAGTCCTCTCTGCGCCTTCCTCTGGCCCAATGGCCCTTCGAATGCGCTCCCCAAACATGCATCGCTCCACCCTCACCCTCTCCGGCGAGTCCCGTGGCATCGCCACGTCCAGCGACTCGAACACTGGCTTGTAATACAGCAGTGCATTGGCAAAACGATCGACGAACCCAGCTCGGTTCAGGCTGACCTCGTATTCCCCAAGGGTAACCACCGATGGA is a genomic window of Zea mays cultivar B73 chromosome 5, Zm-B73-REFERENCE-NAM-5.0, whole genome shotgun sequence containing:
- the LOC103625926 gene encoding uncharacterized protein yields the protein MNVAGVPMHISWQSPIVRSARVPVRVRVRPPRGPRRHAAFGLQGAPQYVCPRARRHRDGGSPTAGAAAYKRLLARALGTHRRARASTSLLLMYPYTFRAAASSSSSSTALGFALGRIGGTTRSGGVAAPGLVVPAAGVARGRSVSSTPAGSAPVPGDQGVGMEQPKQQQQQPKVPPQDAAGGENKRDDMHKHTRDVMTHSFGEGYSTRSDEEGFGGVYGGNDPVEHPGAEIHPSHSEYDTSQGSEVKEKEKARHLKDEKHATA